The following coding sequences lie in one Pelobacter seleniigenes DSM 18267 genomic window:
- a CDS encoding permease produces the protein MTDNFWQLYGEAVMTAFGFFWKAGWAFVFGYFVSSMIQVFVPKGRLTPYMGNPGFKSLSLSTFFGAISSSCSFAALATARSLLLKGAHFIAAVAFMFASTNLVIELGILILIFLGWQFLAAEIIGGLLLIAISSLLIRLTFPKKWVEQAKERIEEEDDEEQDFDWKERMRSAEGWRLVGHKFVMEWQMVWEEILIGFTIAGFVAVFVPDTLWAKIFLMDAASSAPEWLRAVENALVAPFVAALTFIGSMGNIPLATVLNANGVLFAGIMGFIYSDLMVPPLVAVNARYYGWRLALYIAGIMYVAITMTALILHFLFLALQITPESARAVEDVAQFKLDYTFWLNLLFIGVTGWLIALHRRHVKKQDMSGMDHGSGFSLKRVLVYGCLLILAGGLFSRVVF, from the coding sequence ATGACAGATAATTTCTGGCAGCTTTATGGAGAGGCGGTCATGACCGCTTTTGGTTTCTTCTGGAAAGCTGGCTGGGCATTTGTCTTCGGTTACTTTGTCAGCAGTATGATTCAGGTGTTTGTACCCAAAGGCCGCCTGACGCCCTATATGGGAAATCCCGGCTTCAAGAGCCTGTCGCTATCGACCTTCTTCGGGGCGATCTCTTCGTCCTGCTCTTTTGCCGCCCTGGCCACCGCGCGCTCACTTCTCCTGAAGGGGGCTCACTTTATCGCCGCGGTCGCCTTCATGTTCGCCTCCACGAATCTCGTCATCGAACTCGGGATTCTTATCCTGATCTTCCTCGGCTGGCAATTCCTCGCCGCGGAAATCATCGGTGGTCTGTTGTTGATCGCTATCAGCAGTCTGTTGATTCGGCTGACCTTCCCCAAGAAATGGGTCGAGCAGGCCAAAGAGCGTATTGAAGAGGAGGACGACGAAGAACAGGATTTCGACTGGAAAGAGCGGATGCGCAGTGCCGAAGGGTGGCGCTTGGTCGGCCACAAGTTTGTCATGGAGTGGCAGATGGTTTGGGAGGAGATCTTGATCGGTTTCACCATTGCCGGGTTTGTGGCGGTTTTCGTTCCGGATACGCTGTGGGCAAAAATCTTCCTGATGGACGCGGCAAGTTCAGCCCCCGAATGGCTGCGGGCGGTGGAAAATGCCCTGGTGGCCCCCTTTGTTGCGGCGCTTACTTTTATCGGTTCCATGGGCAATATCCCCCTGGCCACGGTACTCAACGCCAATGGGGTGCTGTTTGCCGGGATCATGGGTTTTATCTATTCCGATCTGATGGTGCCGCCGCTGGTTGCGGTCAATGCCCGGTATTACGGCTGGCGTCTCGCCCTGTATATCGCCGGCATTATGTATGTCGCGATTACCATGACCGCGCTGATCCTCCATTTTCTTTTCCTGGCCCTGCAGATAACCCCGGAGAGTGCGCGCGCTGTGGAGGATGTCGCTCAGTTCAAGCTTGATTACACATTCTGGCTGAACCTGCTCTTTATCGGCGTGACGGGTTGGCTGATTGCACTGCATCGGAGGCATGTCAAAAAACAGGATATGAGCGGCATGGATCACGGCTCTGGTTTTTCGCTGAAACGGGTTCTGGTCTATGGCTGTCTGCTCATTCTGGCGGGAGGCTTGTTCAGTCGGGTTGTCTTCTGA
- a CDS encoding SDR family oxidoreductase gives MNRVLLAGATGYLGGYIAAELQHSSCFCRAIVRNPAKLKNKGVSVDDIFAAELTEPATLQGCCQGMDTVISTVGITRQKDGLSYMDVDYQANLNLLAEAKKNGVKKFIYVSVLNGEKLRHLQICAAKERFVAELRKSGLDYCIVRPNGFFSDMAEFFRMAQQGRIYLFGSGELRANPIHGADLARCCVAAINGSEEEIAIGGPETLSQREIALRAFAVAGKPPKITCIPDWLRVAVLRLAKIFTPAKTYGPLEFFLTVMAMDMLAPEYGSHRIKDFFATLKNQ, from the coding sequence ATGAATAGAGTCTTACTGGCCGGGGCCACCGGCTACCTGGGAGGCTATATCGCCGCCGAGCTGCAACACAGCTCCTGCTTCTGCCGGGCCATTGTCCGTAACCCGGCCAAACTTAAAAACAAAGGGGTCAGCGTCGATGACATCTTCGCGGCGGAGCTGACCGAACCGGCCACCTTGCAGGGCTGCTGCCAAGGGATGGATACGGTGATTTCCACGGTCGGCATCACCCGCCAGAAGGACGGACTGAGCTATATGGATGTCGATTACCAGGCCAATCTGAATCTGCTCGCGGAAGCAAAAAAAAACGGCGTTAAAAAGTTTATTTATGTCTCGGTTCTCAACGGGGAAAAGCTGCGCCATTTGCAGATCTGCGCGGCCAAGGAGCGGTTTGTCGCCGAGCTGCGCAAGTCGGGGTTGGATTATTGCATCGTCCGGCCCAACGGATTTTTCTCTGACATGGCGGAATTTTTCAGGATGGCGCAGCAAGGGCGCATCTACCTGTTCGGCAGCGGCGAGCTGCGGGCCAACCCGATTCACGGCGCGGACCTGGCCCGGTGCTGCGTGGCAGCGATCAACGGCAGTGAAGAGGAGATCGCAATCGGCGGCCCGGAAACCCTCAGCCAGCGGGAGATCGCCCTACGCGCATTTGCCGTTGCTGGGAAACCGCCGAAGATAACCTGCATCCCCGACTGGCTCAGAGTCGCGGTGCTGCGCCTGGCAAAAATCTTCACTCCCGCCAAGACCTACGGCCCGTTGGAATTTTTCCTCACCGTCATGGCCATGGACATGCTCGCCCCGGAATACGGCAGCCACCGCATCAAGGACTTCTTCGCGACTCTGAAAAATCAATAG